The sequence GCTGGTTGGATGGTGGGTCATGGTGGGTTGGGTCTATTGGAAACACAGACCAATGGCAAGGAGCCGTGGTCAAATAGCTTGTATGGCAAAGAACCTTTCGAGGTCCAAACATCTGTCTTTGGGTCATAACATTCGAAGCAATCTGAGTCCTCGATGACATCGTGACCATTGAGGATGCGTCCACCGGTGACATAGAGCTTGCTGTTGATCACTGTAGCGCTGTGATGCATCCGCCGCTCCTTTAGGTTCTCACACTTGACAAATTTGTTGGCCTTGGTGTCGTAGGCGATCATTCGCCTGGTGTATCCTGGAAAAGACAGATTGTCACTGAGTCAACTTAGCCAACATAGAGCTCCACTGTCTAAAAACAATATTGCAATGGTGACATGTCCTTTCATTACATTGAACACtggtaatttattttgaatctCTTTCACATACATTGTCCTGCTTCGGCAAATACTAGTTTATGTCTACATTTGTAATATAAAGCAATGGAACAGCTGAGGTTGTCAAGCATTCACTGAGCTCACCTCCTACAATGTAGATCTTGTCTTCAATGACAGCAGCGGGAGCACAAACGTTTTTCACTGTCCTAGTCTCTAGCCTGGACCACAAGTTGCGTGAGATGTGGTACACCTGTCAACACACCACAAACATCAACAGACAGTCAACCTGTTTACTACAACATCAAATATTGCTGTCTGCTTGTGCacatcttcttgtttttttaattttttgatttttaatttctaCCTGAAAATACAGACAATGAATTCAGTTTAAGTCTATGTCTTTATTTGGATGGCAAGGAATTGGACTTCACTGTTGATTTAGTACTGCTAAAATGAGAAGTCCTCTCTACCTGAATAAGCCTGACTGGATTCTGCATGGCGTCCTCCCCTCCGAAAACATAGATCCTCTGATCACTTGCTGCCACAGCTGGATGCAGCACTGCTGTGGGCATTGGTGCCATTGCTTCCCATTGATTAAACATACTGTTATATCTCTCTACTGACTGGGAGATTCTCTTGTCAACCCCAATGCCTCctaacacaaaaataaagtgcAGATAGGACACACTTTGGTGTGCGTATCGTGGCTCCAACATGGGCTCAGCAGTCCGCCACTGGTTGGTCTTCAGGGAGAGCGTGTAAACTGTTGCGCTCACTGAGCTCTCACCTGATGTCATGCAGAGGCTGAGCCCACCAACAACATAAAGGATGCtatgaatacacacatatgcagctTTGTAGAGGCGCAGAGGGAGCTTAGCCAACCACTGCCAACGATGAGTCCTTTCATCATACAGGAGGGCTTCTCGTGAGGtctgttcattgtttttgcGTCCTCCAACCACCACCAGTGTTTCTCTGCAGGTGTAACGTCGAGGTGTGGTCCAAAGTGGCTTGAGCTCTCTGCTACACTTGGTGCTGACCGTAAGCATGAGGCGACGCACTGACTCGATTATCTCAGTACACAGTGTGGAGGACTGCACCAGTGGATCATTGGCAATAAACTGGAAGAGATAAGTTGGATGGATGTAGCGAAGACGGACTTTCTTGAAGAGATCATGGATTGCACCGCGTCGTGAGAATGGATCATGGTGGATCCATGCAAGGAGGGTCTCAAACACTTGCTCCTCCTCGGCACAAAGCCGGTCATCTTCTAGGTAACACATGAGCTCAGGAAGGGACAACTCACAGAAGTCCTCTGTGGCAGCTACATCAGAGAAACACCTCACAGCCATCTCCTTTGCCCTCTCCCCCAAACTCTCACAGTGAAGGATCTCAGAGAGTCGTATCATGCTCAGACAGTTTTCTGGACTTAGCTGCTCCTGGAGGAACATGGAACAGGCCTCAAAAAGACCTCCATACTGCAGCATGGAAGCAGCCTGCATGAGCGGAAGCACAATCTCCATTGTGATAGTGATACAGCCTGTGTAGACATAGTCCATGATGCCACTGAGGACATTTGAAGAGATTCCCTTCAGATTCACTCGGGCCTGACTGCTCTCCAGAAAGTTGCTGCAGAACATGGCACGGAAATATGGGCTGCTGGACACCAGGACGTTCCTGTGGCAGGGGATCTCCTGGTGCTCCGTGCAGAGCAGGACATCTGTCAGGATACGCTCTTGTCGAAGGATGTTAAGCTGGGCTAGCAGGTGGGAGGGATGTTCTGAGTCTTTGAAAGAGAAAACGTCTTGTGGTCTACAGGCCATTCTGTGGAAAGggtaaagagagaaagaagggacTATATGATCATTGTGATGTATTTCTTGGCCACTGATAAGAGATGGTTGACCAAAACTTGTGTACTGAAAACATTAACCTGACATTACACACTTATTTACACACTTATTAAATTTCAAGATATTCCTTTATGGTGCAAAAGAAGATCCTCATGCCTCAAAAAATGTAACTAAAATGGCACTATCCATACAATAAGGTTAGTTGTCATTACAGTATTCTACAGAGAATTTCTCACTTCACTTGATCTATAACAGATACAGATTGGCTATAGTGAATATATCTCTACAACATGCAGCATGCACGACAGAATAACTTGTTAATTCAGGCTTTCTCTTTCTGGCTTGCACTTTTGCCCTCACACTAATGCAAATCTCTCTGATAGCAAACTTTCATTTATCAGCCCACTCTTAAACTCTTAAAACTCCTGCAGAGCAGCTGTCCTTAATGTGACAATTACTGACTCACAGATCTCTATTTTTACCCCTTCTAAATTATCTTGATGCAGCATTAGGCCACATCTCCCTTGTCAGGCAGATCATCACTGCTAACACTAAGTGTGTTAACAGACCATCTGTGTTTGTACCTTCTTCCTTGCTATTTCTATTGCTATTTTATGTTAAGTTTTTCCTCCACAATATTCCTTCTCTATCATAATCTCAGTTTGTTTCTCCCTGGTTGAAGGGTTTATGATGATCCTACCGGCTAAAGAGTGGGAATTTCATATGGCTATTAGCAACACTAAGTCTTCTAATCACCCC comes from Scatophagus argus isolate fScaArg1 chromosome 17, fScaArg1.pri, whole genome shotgun sequence and encodes:
- the klhl38a gene encoding kelch-like protein 38; this translates as MACRPQDVFSFKDSEHPSHLLAQLNILRQERILTDVLLCTEHQEIPCHRNVLVSSSPYFRAMFCSNFLESSQARVNLKGISSNVLSGIMDYVYTGCITITMEIVLPLMQAASMLQYGGLFEACSMFLQEQLSPENCLSMIRLSEILHCESLGERAKEMAVRCFSDVAATEDFCELSLPELMCYLEDDRLCAEEEQVFETLLAWIHHDPFSRRGAIHDLFKKVRLRYIHPTYLFQFIANDPLVQSSTLCTEIIESVRRLMLTVSTKCSRELKPLWTTPRRYTCRETLVVVGGRKNNEQTSREALLYDERTHRWQWLAKLPLRLYKAAYVCIHSILYVVGGLSLCMTSGESSVSATVYTLSLKTNQWRTAEPMLEPRYAHQSVSYLHFIFVLGGIGVDKRISQSVERYNSMFNQWEAMAPMPTAVLHPAVAASDQRIYVFGGEDAMQNPVRLIQVYHISRNLWSRLETRTVKNVCAPAAVIEDKIYIVGGYTRRMIAYDTKANKFVKCENLKERRMHHSATVINSKLYVTGGRILNGHDVIEDSDCFECYDPKTDVWTSKGSLPYKLFDHGSLPLVCVSNRPNPP